From Methanobacterium congolense, one genomic window encodes:
- a CDS encoding putative quinol monooxygenase, producing the protein MIIVTAKIKAKKGERDKIIAKSQDIIKFSRLDPGNISYNLYADTGDDDLLVMLEEWESSELLEAHMQTEHFKAFGEAIKDSIAEEMDIGVYSADKL; encoded by the coding sequence ATGATAATTGTAACAGCAAAAATAAAGGCCAAAAAGGGTGAAAGAGACAAGATCATTGCAAAATCTCAGGACATAATCAAATTCAGTCGTTTAGACCCTGGTAATATCAGTTATAATTTGTACGCAGACACAGGGGATGATGACCTTCTGGTGATGCTGGAAGAGTGGGAAAGTTCCGAACTTCTGGAGGCCCATATGCAGACGGAACACTTCAAAGCATTCGGCGAAGCTATTAAAGATAGTATCGCTGAAGAGATGGATATTGGAGTTTATTCAGCTGATAAACTGTAA
- a CDS encoding AAA family ATPase: MLQVIIIPILPLGVPSDLERYFYNREKDLKRLKNHLNALNEDVAEQILITGYRGVGKTFLLKKMLNELPDNILVSYIDISRVYGNQRGNLKEELIMQYLLNSMNEALKDSSGKLKNIYNTVNHFLSKISLKKYDFKEAGNILGVAVPEGRNDYEKLSKFVMEFPQKVVESSTNIQGFVIVIDKFQLIGELENPSSFFWLIRSYTQNQDNVSYIFTGSVSKTSEIIQMINGQNGAFGGRMIQVNIDPFTQDELQGYLNEKVGELKFTEDGFRRFYECTRGIPAYINSFCNTMSSGEVYNSEKIKETFFEKMDQITVMWIQIWGTLSIHEKEIVISIVDKGPQKWNDLLKTVPVSRNTLAKYLDILKNKGIVVFSDQDGYKIEEKMLEAWIKHKKKVNGYYPP, encoded by the coding sequence ATGTTGCAGGTGATCATCATACCAATATTACCACTTGGAGTTCCCTCAGATTTGGAAAGGTACTTCTACAACCGAGAAAAAGACCTTAAAAGATTAAAAAACCATTTAAATGCATTGAATGAGGATGTTGCAGAACAAATACTCATCACAGGATACAGAGGTGTGGGGAAAACTTTTCTTCTTAAGAAAATGTTAAATGAACTGCCAGATAATATCCTTGTCTCATACATAGACATATCACGGGTCTACGGAAATCAAAGGGGAAATCTAAAAGAAGAACTGATAATGCAGTACTTATTGAACTCAATGAATGAGGCCTTGAAGGATAGTTCTGGAAAACTGAAAAATATATACAACACTGTGAACCATTTTTTAAGCAAAATAAGCCTGAAAAAATACGATTTTAAGGAAGCAGGAAACATACTTGGAGTTGCAGTTCCAGAGGGTCGCAACGACTATGAAAAATTGAGCAAATTTGTAATGGAATTTCCCCAGAAGGTGGTTGAATCATCAACAAATATCCAGGGGTTTGTAATTGTAATTGACAAATTTCAATTGATAGGTGAACTGGAAAATCCAAGCTCATTCTTCTGGCTGATTCGAAGTTACACCCAAAATCAGGACAATGTAAGCTACATATTCACGGGTTCAGTTTCAAAAACAAGTGAGATAATCCAAATGATAAACGGGCAAAACGGTGCATTCGGTGGAAGGATGATCCAGGTGAACATCGATCCATTCACACAGGATGAACTACAGGGTTACCTCAACGAGAAGGTGGGAGAACTTAAATTCACAGAAGATGGATTCCGGAGATTTTATGAATGTACAAGGGGTATCCCCGCATATATAAACAGTTTCTGCAATACCATGTCGTCTGGGGAGGTTTACAACAGCGAAAAAATTAAAGAAACCTTCTTCGAAAAGATGGATCAGATCACGGTTATGTGGATACAGATCTGGGGAACCCTGTCCATCCACGAGAAGGAGATCGTGATATCAATAGTTGACAAAGGTCCGCAAAAATGGAACGATCTACTGAAAACCGTACCTGTATCCAGAAATACCCTGGCAAAATATCTGGATATCCTTAAAAACAAGGGAATTGTTGTGTTCAGCGATCAAGATGGCTATAAAATAGAAGAAAAAATGCTTGAAGCCTGGATCAAACATAAAAAGAAAGTCAACGGTTACTACCCACCTTAG
- a CDS encoding SDR family NAD(P)-dependent oxidoreductase — translation MKLENKVALVDGADTGIGNEIAKLFANEGASIVLVARKKEALESLTNQINANGGRAIAVEGIASNEEDVQRAISTALDAFGKLDIIIKSVEIEDIISPVADMGEGIWKLDLNVDLTGAI, via the coding sequence ATGAAATTGGAAAACAAGGTTGCACTTGTTGACGGTGCAGATACAGGGATAGGAAATGAAATTGCTAAACTCTTTGCAAATGAGGGAGCATCCATTGTCCTGGTTGCAAGGAAGAAGGAAGCATTGGAAAGCCTCACCAACCAGATAAATGCCAATGGTGGAAGAGCCATCGCTGTTGAAGGAATCGCTTCCAACGAAGAAGATGTCCAAAGAGCCATTAGCACGGCTTTAGATGCCTTTGGAAAGCTGGACATAATCATAAAAAGCGTAGAAATAGAGGATATCATATCTCCAGTTGCTGATATGGGGGAGGGTATTTGGAAACTGGATCTAAACGTTGATCTGACAGGGGCCATTTGA
- the nadA gene encoding quinolinate synthase NadA, with translation MLNHLQEILRLKEEKNALILAHNYQPRDVQEVADFVGDSLELCIKALELEDPDMVVFCGVDFMAETAAIINPCKKILIPDAGAECPMAHMLSAEDIRRAKILYPDAAVVLYVNSLAEAKAEADVLCTSANAVQVVESLPNEMILFGPDRNLAGYVSRRVDKKIIPLPEDGHCYVHKMFHEGYLHFLREQYPDAEMLIHPESDPEVQSLADEVLSTGDMVHHVARSQGETFIVGTEVDMITRLQRENPDKTFIPALNEAVCKNMKLHTVEKIKNCLLNGEVQVRVHEETAKKAKKAILRMFKASKN, from the coding sequence ATGTTAAACCATCTCCAGGAAATTCTCAGACTTAAAGAGGAAAAAAACGCGCTGATACTGGCTCATAATTATCAACCTCGTGATGTGCAGGAAGTTGCAGATTTTGTGGGTGATTCCCTTGAACTGTGCATAAAGGCACTGGAACTAGAGGATCCAGACATGGTGGTTTTTTGTGGGGTTGATTTCATGGCAGAAACAGCTGCCATAATCAATCCCTGTAAAAAGATACTCATCCCTGATGCAGGAGCAGAATGTCCCATGGCCCACATGCTCTCTGCAGAGGACATCAGACGTGCTAAAATCCTTTATCCTGATGCTGCAGTGGTGCTTTACGTTAACAGCCTTGCTGAGGCTAAGGCAGAGGCAGATGTTCTGTGCACCTCTGCAAATGCGGTGCAGGTGGTTGAAAGTCTGCCCAACGAAATGATCCTTTTCGGCCCAGACCGGAACCTGGCAGGCTACGTATCCCGGAGGGTGGATAAGAAGATCATACCCCTGCCTGAAGACGGGCACTGCTACGTTCACAAAATGTTCCATGAGGGATACTTACATTTCCTGAGGGAACAGTACCCCGATGCAGAGATGCTCATCCATCCAGAGAGTGATCCTGAGGTGCAAAGCTTGGCTGATGAAGTGCTGAGCACAGGAGACATGGTCCATCACGTGGCACGATCCCAAGGGGAAACCTTCATTGTGGGCACTGAAGTGGATATGATAACCCGTCTGCAGCGAGAAAATCCTGATAAAACATTCATTCCTGCCCTGAATGAGGCAGTCTGTAAGAACATGAAGCTGCACACAGTTGAAAAGATCAAAAACTGTCTTTTAAATGGGGAAGTCCAGGTTCGGGTTCATGAGGAAACAGCAAAAAAAGCAAAAAAAGCCATTTTAAGGATGTTTAAAGCTTCAAAAAATTAG
- a CDS encoding C39 family peptidase: MKRIAALLIATVILCATPSLAVAVSADSQNSNLINLRGKGTDTELDDPEFEIPIENETADLTAPIEENITSDIIQEDNSSLKITEEETNEDSLSDVPSNTTGVVMQTTNYTCGPASLATVLNNLGFNATEMELAALAGTDENGTTMYGLLQAARSKGLNATGMKISSNDLKSNNIVYMTVNGGAHYSVIRSINNETVLLADPSLGNINITREEFEEQYNGYAMVVDDPKASALEESAVNSENNPDKSSGDSAPETPINTCNDANSTLANPQNRTLSQDEMMEIKGKNWKYRLKKKAKNKKKKKKWKAPKVRWSYKWKGWGRVKNRVYYGRWMYVGAFGMVGAIGAGGWGYCGLPAAMGAWHKGAKEYMNHLNEVN, encoded by the coding sequence ATGAAGAGAATTGCAGCCCTGCTTATTGCAACCGTGATACTTTGTGCAACGCCCTCTCTCGCAGTTGCAGTTTCTGCAGATTCGCAAAACAGCAATCTAATAAATTTAAGGGGGAAAGGAACTGATACCGAGCTTGATGATCCTGAGTTTGAAATTCCAATTGAAAATGAAACTGCAGATTTGACAGCTCCAATTGAGGAGAACATTACGTCAGACATAATTCAAGAGGACAACAGCTCCCTGAAGATTACAGAAGAAGAGACCAATGAAGACTCTTTATCTGATGTTCCCAGTAACACAACAGGGGTTGTTATGCAAACAACCAACTACACCTGCGGACCTGCATCCCTTGCAACCGTTCTGAACAATCTGGGCTTCAATGCAACAGAGATGGAACTTGCAGCCCTTGCAGGTACAGATGAAAATGGAACAACCATGTACGGACTGCTTCAGGCAGCAAGATCCAAAGGTTTAAATGCAACTGGTATGAAAATATCATCAAATGATCTTAAAAGTAATAATATTGTGTACATGACTGTGAACGGAGGAGCCCATTACAGCGTGATACGTTCAATAAACAATGAAACAGTATTACTTGCAGATCCAAGCCTTGGAAACATCAACATAACACGTGAAGAATTCGAAGAACAGTACAACGGCTACGCAATGGTCGTAGATGATCCCAAAGCGAGTGCTCTGGAAGAATCTGCAGTTAACAGTGAAAATAACCCAGACAAATCCTCTGGAGACAGTGCACCAGAAACCCCCATAAATACCTGTAACGATGCAAATTCAACCCTTGCAAATCCCCAGAACAGGACTCTAAGTCAGGATGAAATGATGGAGATAAAGGGTAAGAACTGGAAGTACCGACTGAAGAAAAAAGCTAAAAATAAGAAGAAAAAGAAAAAATGGAAAGCTCCTAAGGTAAGATGGTCCTACAAATGGAAAGGATGGGGGCGTGTGAAGAACAGAGTGTACTATGGTAGATGGATGTATGTTGGAGCGTTCGGTATGGTAGGAGCTATCGGTGCTGGAGGATGGGGCTATTGTGGTTTACCTGCAGCAATGGGAGCATGGCACAAAGGTGCAAAGGAATATATGAACCATCTAAATGAGGTCAATTAA
- a CDS encoding TetR/AcrR family transcriptional regulator, with protein sequence MESAFKLYLENGLTDVTLSKLKKEANITSGGFYHYFASKDELMDETMQLFIFRYYHLVLDGISDCEGSHKELLKTVAFSMMGHGEHSKKATILSDGTKIDYKDLHVLLMEGVKKYGTIHERYEKLLVKLLNVIYNILDDGKARGTIRQDIENSKISLFIQSVITGTINSWIVIDDVDLEEKMDYAMDCIWDYIKN encoded by the coding sequence ATGGAGTCTGCATTTAAGTTATATCTTGAAAATGGATTGACCGATGTTACGTTGAGCAAACTAAAAAAAGAAGCCAATATAACTTCTGGAGGTTTCTACCACTACTTCGCAAGTAAGGATGAGCTTATGGATGAAACAATGCAACTCTTTATATTTCGTTATTATCACCTTGTCCTTGATGGAATCAGTGATTGTGAGGGTTCCCACAAGGAACTCTTAAAAACCGTAGCATTTTCAATGATGGGTCATGGTGAACACTCTAAAAAAGCCACGATACTATCAGATGGTACAAAAATAGATTATAAAGATCTGCACGTACTTCTCATGGAAGGGGTAAAAAAATATGGCACCATACATGAACGCTACGAAAAATTGCTTGTTAAATTACTAAATGTAATTTACAACATCCTTGACGATGGTAAAGCCAGAGGTACAATAAGACAGGACATTGAAAACTCCAAAATCTCCTTGTTTATCCAATCAGTTATTACAGGAACCATAAATTCATGGATCGTTATAGATGATGTGGATCTGGAAGAAAAAATGGATTATGCCATGGACTGTATTTGGGACTACATAAAAAACTGA
- a CDS encoding TetR/AcrR family transcriptional regulator, with protein sequence METKVRIMETAFKLFLEKGFADVSLNEIIKKSDITTGGFYYHFDSKETLLVEVINKYIFNYFSSIIQEMRECKGTHKEKLKRVILLIVGDDSTINETTQLCESAEKIDYRTLHLLLFEGVQKYEMISKRYTEFYYDLFDFIKEVIEDGMAQGVIREDIDPTEISLTIETIMVGTVLMWIGMPAMPLGERMDSNINQLWSFIKKAD encoded by the coding sequence ATGGAGACAAAAGTTAGGATCATGGAAACAGCCTTTAAACTCTTCCTAGAAAAGGGATTTGCTGATGTTTCGTTGAACGAAATCATAAAAAAATCGGATATAACCACAGGCGGATTCTACTACCACTTCGACAGTAAAGAGACTCTGCTGGTTGAAGTCATCAACAAGTACATTTTCAACTACTTCAGTTCAATCATACAGGAGATGAGGGAGTGTAAGGGCACCCACAAGGAGAAATTGAAAAGGGTGATACTGCTCATTGTTGGGGATGATTCAACCATCAACGAGACAACACAGCTTTGTGAAAGCGCCGAGAAGATAGACTACAGGACCCTGCACCTGCTGCTCTTTGAGGGTGTTCAGAAGTACGAGATGATAAGCAAGCGCTACACAGAATTTTACTACGATCTCTTTGATTTCATCAAGGAAGTCATTGAGGACGGTATGGCTCAGGGCGTTATCAGAGAAGACATCGACCCCACCGAGATCTCCCTAACCATTGAAACCATCATGGTGGGAACAGTCCTCATGTGGATAGGAATGCCTGCAATGCCCCTGGGAGAAAGGATGGACTCAAACATAAACCAGCTTTGGAGTTTCATAAAAAAAGCGGATTAA
- a CDS encoding peptidoglycan-binding protein, which yields MKLGRGGGTINRKCKYAAVFTLCLIFSALPFAGAVKTNDTVKDSLNGNFNEKLNETTNLTDNSQKTGSEVYNVAKVQPWFQDQGYYTRAINGSYGHYNSETKNSSEDSEKSSSAWTEEHMTRSLGQVLNATVPKPSSADVEVNSSLDSSAKDRAGAKTVVTKTSRVTVTKNTISGWFMPTGIYGSNYAYRWYYKTWLNYDPSSGRWGVLEYNPKHAQGAELTSSVTGVDYDGVTGYEKEYSPRWHLSKP from the coding sequence ATGAAGTTGGGACGTGGAGGCGGTACAATTAATAGAAAATGTAAATACGCAGCGGTTTTTACGTTGTGTCTGATTTTCAGTGCCCTGCCTTTTGCAGGTGCTGTCAAAACAAATGATACTGTGAAAGATAGTTTAAACGGAAATTTTAATGAAAAACTGAACGAAACAACAAACCTTACAGATAACAGCCAGAAAACAGGCTCAGAGGTGTACAACGTGGCCAAGGTACAGCCATGGTTCCAGGATCAGGGCTACTACACACGGGCCATCAATGGATCCTACGGCCACTACAACTCTGAAACCAAAAACAGTTCTGAAGATTCTGAAAAATCCAGCAGTGCCTGGACAGAGGAGCATATGACCAGATCACTGGGTCAGGTTTTAAACGCCACTGTACCGAAACCTTCAAGTGCCGATGTTGAGGTCAACTCTTCACTGGATTCCAGTGCAAAGGATAGGGCCGGTGCAAAAACAGTAGTAACCAAAACTTCAAGGGTAACAGTAACCAAAAACACTATAAGTGGGTGGTTCATGCCCACAGGTATTTATGGTTCAAACTACGCCTACAGATGGTACTACAAGACATGGCTGAACTACGATCCATCCTCAGGCAGGTGGGGTGTTCTTGAATACAACCCAAAACATGCTCAGGGTGCAGAATTAACATCATCAGTAACTGGTGTTGATTACGATGGAGTAACAGGCTATGAGAAGGAGTACAGTCCAAGGTGGCACCTTTCAAAACCTTGA
- a CDS encoding aspartate dehydrogenase — translation MNRTLVEELMETKVTDATFPVSGPENSLDPVEKRTTVVGIVGCGAIARTITDFALKENLGVHIKFFYDQDMKRAEDLASHAGGVAVQNVQDMLSYVDLIVEAASPGAVMEIVPKVLESKSDVIIMSLGALMDQDLKHHLEDLAKRNDSRIYMPSGAIAGLDGVKSASIGEIREVSLVTRKPPRSLGISTDTEKVLYDGKASGAVRKFPANINVAAALSIACGMEADVKIVADPKIDRNCHEIHVVGDFGEITTTTQNMSCKTNPKTSLLAAYSVIKLLKTLNEHSRRGT, via the coding sequence ATGAACAGAACTCTTGTTGAGGAACTAATGGAAACTAAGGTGACTGATGCCACCTTTCCTGTATCTGGCCCTGAAAACTCGTTGGATCCTGTTGAAAAGCGTACCACCGTTGTAGGGATCGTGGGCTGCGGTGCCATAGCAAGAACAATCACAGATTTTGCGTTGAAAGAAAACCTTGGTGTTCACATCAAATTCTTCTACGACCAGGACATGAAAAGGGCAGAAGATCTTGCATCACATGCTGGAGGTGTGGCTGTCCAGAATGTGCAGGACATGCTCAGTTACGTGGATCTGATTGTTGAGGCTGCTTCCCCAGGGGCAGTGATGGAAATCGTTCCCAAGGTTCTGGAGTCTAAAAGTGATGTTATTATTATGAGTTTGGGGGCTCTGATGGACCAGGATCTTAAACACCACCTGGAAGATCTGGCCAAGAGGAATGATTCCAGAATTTACATGCCTTCAGGGGCCATTGCAGGTTTGGACGGGGTCAAATCAGCTTCCATAGGTGAAATCAGGGAGGTTAGCCTTGTCACCAGAAAACCTCCAAGGTCACTTGGAATTTCAACGGACACAGAAAAGGTACTCTATGATGGTAAAGCAAGCGGTGCAGTGCGTAAATTTCCTGCAAATATCAACGTTGCAGCTGCCCTGAGTATTGCCTGTGGTATGGAGGCAGATGTTAAGATCGTGGCGGATCCAAAGATCGACAGAAACTGTCACGAGATCCATGTCGTGGGTGACTTCGGTGAGATAACAACCACAACCCAGAACATGAGCTGCAAAACAAATCCGAAAACAAGCCTTTTAGCAGCATATTCTGTTATAAAACTTCTGAAAACTTTAAATGAACATTCACGCCGTGGTACCTGA
- the npdG gene encoding NADPH-dependent F420 reductase, which translates to MKIAIIGGTGGQGLGIAIRFVQAGEEVIIGSRTAEKAQAAVDKVKGFLGEVKNVKAAENADAAEEAELLVLTVPLAAQKSTLLSIKEAAKGKTLLDATGPLESAIGGSPITYLDLWDGAAAERSARILTESNVICAFNNISSAALMNYEEPIDCDCLISGDDVDSKVVASELIEKIPGVKVIDCGPLERAKIIEKITPLLIGLNIRNKTQFGGIRITGLDN; encoded by the coding sequence ATGAAGATAGCGATAATAGGTGGAACTGGCGGACAGGGTCTGGGAATTGCAATAAGATTTGTTCAGGCTGGAGAAGAAGTTATAATAGGTTCAAGAACAGCTGAAAAAGCTCAAGCAGCTGTTGATAAAGTCAAAGGCTTTTTGGGTGAAGTAAAAAATGTCAAAGCTGCTGAAAATGCTGATGCAGCAGAAGAAGCTGAACTGTTGGTTTTAACGGTACCTCTGGCTGCTCAAAAATCAACCCTACTTTCTATTAAAGAAGCAGCAAAGGGTAAAACATTACTGGATGCTACAGGACCTTTAGAATCAGCAATAGGTGGCTCACCCATAACCTACCTGGACCTTTGGGATGGTGCAGCAGCAGAGAGATCCGCAAGGATTCTGACTGAGAGCAACGTGATATGTGCCTTCAACAACATCAGCTCAGCAGCCCTCATGAACTACGAAGAACCAATCGACTGTGACTGTCTTATCTCCGGTGATGATGTAGATTCCAAGGTCGTGGCATCTGAACTCATCGAGAAGATCCCCGGTGTCAAGGTCATAGACTGCGGCCCACTGGAAAGGGCCAAGATCATAGAGAAGATCACCCCGCTCCTCATTGGATTGAACATAAGAAACAAAACCCAATTCGGAGGAATAAGGATCACAGGTCTTGACAACTAA
- a CDS encoding NAD(P)-dependent alcohol dehydrogenase — MKKMKGFAMLKIGEVGWIEKDRPKCGPRDAIVRPTALAPCTSDVHTVWEGAIGDRHNMILGHEAVGIVDEVGDEVKDFKPGDRVIVPAITPDWDSEAVQRGYPSQTGGPCGGWKYSNFKDGVFGEYFHVNLADNNLAHLPEGMSQEAAVMITDMMSTGFMGAENAGIELGSTVAVLGIGAVGLCGVAGAKLLGAGRIFAVGTRPISVEVAKKYGATDIISYKNGDTADQILEATDGVGVDGVIVSGGGPEILLDALKMAKAGSKISNNNYFGKGQGEKDTIPLCRVNWGFGMADKDIITGLCPGGRTRMERLADLVTYGRMDPELMVTHTFKGFDKIEDALELMREKPRDLIKPVVLLE, encoded by the coding sequence GTGAAAAAAATGAAAGGATTTGCAATGTTGAAAATAGGTGAAGTAGGATGGATAGAAAAGGATAGGCCAAAATGTGGTCCAAGGGATGCTATAGTTCGGCCAACAGCACTGGCTCCATGTACCTCTGATGTCCACACAGTTTGGGAAGGAGCAATAGGTGACAGGCACAACATGATCCTGGGACACGAAGCCGTAGGAATCGTTGACGAAGTTGGAGACGAAGTTAAGGATTTCAAACCGGGAGACAGGGTAATTGTACCAGCTATCACCCCGGACTGGGATTCAGAAGCAGTTCAGCGTGGCTACCCCTCACAAACTGGAGGTCCATGTGGGGGATGGAAGTACTCAAACTTCAAGGACGGTGTGTTTGGTGAATACTTCCACGTCAACCTGGCAGACAACAACCTGGCACATCTACCTGAGGGAATGTCCCAGGAAGCAGCCGTCATGATCACCGATATGATGAGTACAGGTTTCATGGGTGCTGAAAACGCTGGAATCGAACTCGGATCAACTGTGGCAGTGTTAGGTATAGGGGCGGTTGGACTCTGCGGTGTAGCAGGTGCAAAACTACTTGGTGCAGGAAGAATATTCGCAGTTGGAACCCGACCAATCTCAGTTGAGGTAGCTAAAAAATACGGTGCCACAGATATAATCAGCTACAAAAATGGAGACACAGCAGACCAGATCCTGGAGGCAACCGATGGAGTGGGTGTCGACGGTGTGATAGTATCAGGTGGTGGCCCTGAAATACTCCTGGACGCATTGAAGATGGCCAAAGCAGGATCAAAAATCTCAAACAACAACTACTTCGGTAAAGGACAGGGTGAAAAGGACACCATACCACTCTGCCGTGTGAACTGGGGATTCGGTATGGCTGACAAAGACATAATCACAGGCCTCTGCCCTGGTGGAAGGACCAGAATGGAAAGACTGGCAGACCTTGTGACCTACGGACGTATGGATCCAGAGCTCATGGTCACCCACACCTTCAAAGGCTTCGATAAAATAGAAGACGCCCTAGAATTGATGAGGGAGAAACCAAGGGACCTAATCAAACCAGTCGTCCTCTTAGAATAA
- a CDS encoding glycosyltransferase family 2 protein, translated as MDDLRVSIVILNWNGWKDTLECLDSLWEINYPNYDIIIVDNDSYDDSVLKIRKYLEMVFKTDNSLKKHFEVKETSQMDLKEEPEESTKNEVTLIKARENLGFSCGNNLGIEYALKFTKPDYLLLLNNDTVVKGDFLNGLLAPAIAYEGVGVVGPKTCYFPEKDYINSAGAQMKWPLGIAQNRGIGELDQGQYDESREVDSVLGACMLIRSHVIEEVGMLDSNFFLMMEETDFCLRVAKAGYKIFYQPSSIVYHKEGFSTRSSQLSLYYSYRNRIIILKKHLSHSKLIIYSNLIFFRALMDAMAFWIRGEWKLSGAVIRGCYAGWKF; from the coding sequence ATGGATGATCTTCGAGTTTCAATAGTTATCTTGAATTGGAATGGGTGGAAAGATACATTGGAGTGTTTGGATTCACTTTGGGAAATCAATTATCCAAATTATGATATAATAATTGTTGACAATGATTCCTACGATGATTCCGTTCTAAAAATAAGGAAATACCTTGAGATGGTATTTAAAACAGATAATAGCTTAAAAAAACATTTTGAAGTAAAAGAAACTTCCCAAATGGATTTAAAGGAGGAACCTGAGGAATCCACTAAAAATGAGGTAACCCTTATTAAAGCCCGAGAAAATTTGGGTTTTTCCTGTGGAAACAATCTGGGCATTGAATACGCCTTGAAGTTCACTAAGCCAGATTATCTTTTGCTTTTGAATAATGATACCGTGGTGAAGGGTGATTTTTTAAATGGGCTTCTGGCCCCTGCCATTGCCTATGAAGGGGTTGGAGTGGTGGGTCCTAAAACCTGTTACTTCCCTGAAAAGGATTACATCAATTCTGCCGGTGCACAAATGAAGTGGCCCCTGGGTATAGCCCAAAATAGGGGTATTGGTGAACTGGATCAGGGTCAATACGATGAAAGCCGTGAAGTGGATTCTGTGCTGGGGGCCTGTATGTTGATTAGGTCCCACGTTATTGAGGAAGTGGGGATGCTGGATTCTAATTTTTTCTTAATGATGGAAGAAACAGATTTCTGTTTGAGGGTGGCTAAAGCAGGTTATAAAATATTTTACCAACCTTCCTCCATAGTGTATCATAAAGAGGGATTTTCAACTAGATCTAGTCAGCTTTCACTCTATTATTCCTACAGGAACCGCATCATCATACTGAAAAAACATTTATCACATTCTAAACTAATTATTTATAGTAATCTGATCTTCTTTAGAGCATTAATGGATGCTATGGCCTTCTGGATCAGAGGTGAGTGGAAACTGTCTGGGGCAGTGATAAGAGGTTGCTACGCTGGTTGGAAGTTCTAA